In the genome of Pirellulales bacterium, one region contains:
- a CDS encoding MFS transporter, with the protein MNFIPATKLSDRSYVGLVLSQFLAAFNDQAIHIVAIFFASDLLHGYVHLPGFDQKTIVSIVTACFIAPFFLFSPLAGILADKYSKQRTIVFWKIAEVFITGLALVGFLLPHTVGWGWADSKTIATISAFLVIAAVFLMGTHSAFFVPAKYGIMPEILHTSVLSRGNGILEGTSFVSNILGTSFGGYLYFFLKNRADPLAGGEWVIGLTLFALAWLGMAFAYLVAPIPAASPDRQFTLNPLVPLAKNFGELRRSKPLVLAVVGIAFFTFMTLFVRQTLLFQGESAKELHEARAHLAEMTPPASSSNNPVPPAGATPDAPAQTSTTLLPTPLVPPSAQPSQQLDELWIATLVALVGFGVGGGVPWLAGCLVRG; encoded by the coding sequence ATGAACTTTATACCCGCGACAAAGCTATCGGACCGCTCGTATGTGGGATTGGTATTGTCGCAATTTCTGGCGGCATTTAATGATCAGGCGATTCATATCGTGGCGATCTTTTTTGCCAGTGATTTGCTGCATGGGTATGTGCATCTGCCGGGCTTTGACCAAAAAACGATCGTGTCGATTGTAACGGCCTGCTTTATCGCGCCGTTCTTTTTGTTTTCTCCCTTGGCCGGTATTTTGGCGGACAAGTACAGCAAGCAAAGAACGATCGTGTTTTGGAAAATCGCGGAGGTCTTTATCACGGGGCTGGCCCTGGTCGGTTTTTTGCTGCCCCATACGGTCGGCTGGGGTTGGGCCGACTCCAAAACCATCGCCACGATCAGCGCATTTTTGGTCATTGCGGCGGTCTTTTTGATGGGGACGCATAGCGCGTTTTTTGTGCCGGCAAAATACGGCATCATGCCCGAAATCTTGCACACGAGCGTGCTCTCGCGCGGGAATGGCATTCTCGAGGGGACCAGCTTTGTCTCCAATATTTTAGGAACCTCGTTTGGAGGTTACCTGTACTTTTTTTTAAAGAACCGCGCCGACCCGCTGGCCGGGGGAGAATGGGTGATCGGACTGACGTTGTTTGCCCTGGCCTGGCTGGGAATGGCGTTTGCGTATTTGGTCGCCCCCATCCCCGCGGCTTCCCCCGATCGCCAGTTTACCCTTAATCCGCTGGTTCCCTTAGCCAAAAATTTTGGCGAATTGCGCCGCTCAAAACCCTTGGTGCTGGCGGTGGTCGGAATCGCCTTCTTTACATTTATGACACTTTTTGTGCGGCAGACGCTGCTCTTTCAGGGGGAATCCGCCAAGGAACTGCACGAAGCCCGCGCCCATCTGGCGGAAATGACTCCCCCCGCATCTTCCTCAAATAATCCCGTCCCTCCCGCCGGTGCGACGCCAGACGCCCCCGCCCAGACCTCCACGACGTTATTGCCCACTCCGCTCGTGCCTCCTTCCGCGCAGCCCTCGCAGCAGCTCGATGAACTCTGGATTGCCACGCTGGTCGCGCTGGTTGGCTTTGGCGTGGGGGGGGGTGTGCCCTGGCTGGCAGGTTGTCTGGTTCGCGGGTAG
- a CDS encoding glycine C-acetyltransferase, translating into MSNFTAHIQSRLDELLAAGLEKPERVITSPQRAHISASGRDNVLNLCANNYLGLADHPAVIAAAHAALDKFGFGMASVRFICGTQSPHKELETRLSRFLGTEDTILYSSCFDANGGLFETLLGPEDAIISDELNHASIIDGIRLCKAQRFRYKNNDMSDLEAKLKEAAGARFRMIATDGVFSMDGVIANLPGICELADKYDALVMMDDCHATGFLGRTGRGTHEHHGCLGRIDLLTGTLGKALGGASGGYISGSAPVIAYLRQRSRPYLFSNAVAPPITAGSLAALDIIEASTELRDRLMGHVQWFRQAVTDAGYTIIPGEHPIVPVMLGDAALAAKMAELLLAEGVYVIGFSYPVVPQGKARIRTQLSAAHTREDLEYAVAAFSRVKRTLGV; encoded by the coding sequence ATGTCAAATTTTACGGCACATATTCAATCCCGGCTTGACGAACTTCTTGCCGCCGGTCTCGAAAAGCCCGAACGGGTGATTACCTCTCCTCAGCGGGCGCATATTTCCGCCAGTGGGCGTGACAACGTGCTCAACCTGTGCGCAAACAACTATCTGGGCCTGGCGGATCACCCCGCGGTGATCGCCGCCGCGCACGCCGCACTGGACAAATTTGGCTTTGGCATGGCCAGTGTCCGCTTTATTTGCGGCACGCAGTCCCCGCACAAGGAACTAGAAACGCGCCTCAGCCGATTTCTCGGCACCGAGGACACGATATTGTATTCCAGTTGCTTTGATGCCAATGGGGGCCTGTTCGAGACGCTCCTTGGCCCAGAGGATGCGATCATTAGCGATGAACTGAACCATGCCAGCATCATCGATGGCATCCGCCTGTGCAAGGCGCAGCGGTTCCGTTACAAAAACAACGACATGTCCGACCTGGAAGCCAAGCTTAAGGAAGCCGCTGGCGCGCGCTTTCGCATGATCGCCACCGACGGCGTCTTTAGCATGGATGGCGTGATTGCCAACCTGCCCGGCATTTGCGAACTGGCTGATAAATACGACGCGCTCGTCATGATGGACGATTGCCACGCCACCGGCTTTTTGGGTAGGACCGGTCGCGGCACTCACGAACATCACGGCTGTCTGGGACGGATTGACCTGCTAACCGGCACCCTCGGCAAGGCCCTCGGCGGGGCCAGCGGCGGTTACATTAGCGGGAGCGCGCCCGTGATCGCCTATTTGCGGCAACGCTCGCGGCCGTATCTGTTTAGTAACGCCGTCGCCCCGCCTATCACCGCTGGGTCGCTAGCCGCGCTCGACATTATTGAGGCCAGCACCGAACTGCGCGACCGCCTCATGGGCCATGTGCAGTGGTTCCGCCAGGCAGTGACCGACGCAGGTTATACCATTATCCCCGGCGAGCACCCGATCGTGCCGGTCATGCTGGGGGACGCCGCGCTCGCCGCCAAAATGGCCGAACTGCTGTTGGCCGAAGGTGTCTATGTGATTGGGTTTAGTTACCCCGTTGTTCCCCAAGGCAAGGCCCGTATCCGCACGCAACTTTCCGCCGCCCATACCAGGGAGGATTTGGAATATGCGGTGGCGGCGTTTTCGCGGGTGAAGCGTACCCTGGGCGTGTAA
- a CDS encoding DUF1501 domain-containing protein, translating to MLSILGQPDRATNFCDRVSRRGFLHIGAAGIGGLSLANLLALESRAGIGKSHKAIINIYLPGGPSHLDMFDLKPAAPAEIRGEFQPIRTNVPGIEICELFPKLASIMDKLIIVRSLSDSSGDHDGYQCLTGHKKNERAPNGGWPTAGAWVSRLAGQADPGVPANMALMYATGNKTWGDPYPAGFLGVKHNPFNAVGKKAREKSDNMVLRGITLERLRDREQLRQSLDTFRRDTDTLAQYESLDANMEQALGILTDSKLGDALDLSKEDPAVLARYGQSDTEFQRDGAPRMVENFCLARRLVEAGARYVALNYSRWDWHGGDGMNFPSSRVEFPMLDQALWALVTDLHERGLDKDVSVVMWGEFGRTPKINAMNSRDHWPQANACILAGGGMRTGQVIGSTTRNGEEPKDRPVKFQEVFATLYHNLGIDAHRDRVFDGSGTPRYPVDSGVEPIREVL from the coding sequence ATGCTCTCCATCCTGGGTCAACCTGATCGCGCGACAAATTTTTGCGACCGTGTCAGCCGCCGCGGGTTTTTGCACATTGGCGCAGCGGGTATCGGCGGCCTCTCGCTGGCCAATTTGCTGGCATTGGAGTCGCGCGCTGGCATCGGTAAATCGCACAAAGCCATCATCAATATTTATCTCCCCGGCGGACCGTCGCATTTGGATATGTTTGACTTGAAGCCTGCCGCCCCCGCCGAAATACGGGGCGAGTTTCAGCCCATTCGCACCAACGTGCCAGGGATCGAAATTTGCGAGTTATTCCCCAAGCTGGCCAGCATCATGGACAAGCTGATCATTGTCCGGTCGCTGTCCGATTCCAGCGGCGACCATGACGGCTACCAGTGCCTGACGGGACACAAAAAGAACGAACGAGCCCCCAATGGCGGCTGGCCCACGGCGGGAGCCTGGGTGTCGCGCCTGGCGGGGCAAGCCGATCCGGGCGTCCCGGCCAATATGGCGCTCATGTACGCCACGGGAAATAAAACCTGGGGAGACCCCTATCCGGCGGGATTCCTAGGCGTGAAACATAACCCCTTTAACGCCGTGGGCAAAAAAGCCCGCGAAAAATCCGACAACATGGTCCTGCGGGGAATCACGCTGGAACGGCTGCGTGATCGCGAACAACTGCGCCAGTCGCTGGACACTTTTCGCCGCGACACGGACACCCTGGCCCAATATGAAAGCCTGGACGCCAACATGGAGCAGGCGCTTGGCATATTGACCGATAGCAAGCTGGGGGACGCGCTGGACCTGAGCAAGGAAGACCCCGCAGTTTTGGCCCGCTATGGCCAGTCCGATACCGAGTTTCAGCGCGACGGCGCGCCCCGCATGGTGGAAAACTTTTGCCTGGCGCGGCGCCTGGTCGAGGCGGGCGCGCGGTACGTCGCGCTCAATTATAGCCGCTGGGATTGGCATGGCGGGGACGGAATGAACTTCCCCAGTTCGCGGGTGGAATTTCCCATGCTCGATCAAGCGCTCTGGGCGTTGGTCACTGACTTGCACGAGCGGGGCCTGGACAAAGATGTGTCGGTGGTGATGTGGGGAGAATTTGGCCGCACGCCCAAGATCAACGCCATGAACAGCCGGGACCACTGGCCGCAGGCGAATGCGTGTATCTTGGCGGGGGGTGGCATGCGGACGGGGCAGGTGATCGGCTCGACCACGCGGAACGGCGAAGAGCCAAAGGATCGTCCAGTGAAGTTTCAAGAGGTGTTCGCCACGCTGTATCACAACCTGGGGATCGACGCGCACCGCGACCGGGTGTTTGACGGTTCGGGCACGCCGCGCTACCCGGTGGATAGCGGCGTGGAGCCGATCCGGGAAGTGTTATAG
- the tdh gene encoding L-threonine 3-dehydrogenase has translation MRALVKQHAAPGLWLMDVPQPTIGINDVLIQVLQTGICGTDIHIYKWDAWAQKTIPVPMAVGHEFVGRIVEVGANVHDFHVGDLVSGEGHVVCGRCRNCLAGRRHLCKDTQGVGVNRPGAFADYISLPMTNVWVHDPAVPLSTAAIFDPFGNAVHTALSFDLLGEDVLITGAGPIGIMGVAIAKHAGARYVVITDVNPYRLDLARRMGADLAVDVRAQTLADAQKQLGMKEGFDVGLEMSGNPAAFRDMLANMAHGGKIAMLGIPEREMAIDWNTVVFNMLTIKGIYGREMYETWYKMTVMLQSGLDISPVITHHFDVVDFQAGFDVMLSGQSGKVILHWHD, from the coding sequence ATGCGCGCCTTGGTTAAACAACATGCCGCCCCCGGATTATGGCTCATGGATGTTCCCCAGCCCACGATCGGCATTAACGATGTCCTGATCCAAGTGCTGCAAACCGGCATCTGTGGCACCGACATCCACATTTACAAATGGGACGCCTGGGCCCAAAAAACGATTCCCGTCCCGATGGCAGTCGGGCACGAATTTGTTGGTCGGATCGTGGAAGTCGGCGCGAATGTGCACGACTTTCACGTGGGTGACCTGGTTAGCGGCGAAGGGCACGTCGTTTGCGGCCGCTGCCGCAATTGCTTGGCCGGGCGGCGGCACCTGTGTAAGGATACCCAGGGGGTCGGCGTCAATCGGCCGGGGGCCTTTGCCGATTATATCTCGCTGCCGATGACAAACGTGTGGGTCCACGACCCCGCCGTACCGCTCAGTACGGCGGCGATCTTTGACCCCTTTGGCAATGCCGTTCACACCGCGCTGTCGTTTGACCTCTTGGGCGAGGATGTGCTGATTACGGGCGCGGGGCCGATCGGCATTATGGGGGTCGCCATCGCCAAACACGCGGGGGCGCGGTATGTGGTCATTACCGATGTTAACCCCTATCGGCTGGACCTGGCCCGTCGCATGGGGGCCGACCTGGCCGTCGATGTCCGCGCGCAAACCCTGGCCGACGCCCAAAAACAGCTAGGCATGAAAGAAGGCTTTGACGTGGGGCTAGAGATGTCGGGCAACCCCGCCGCGTTTCGGGATATGCTGGCCAACATGGCCCACGGAGGCAAGATCGCCATGCTGGGAATACCCGAGCGGGAGATGGCGATCGACTGGAACACCGTCGTCTTTAATATGCTGACCATCAAGGGAATTTATGGGCGGGAAATGTACGAGACGTGGTACAAAATGACCGTGATGCTGCAATCGGGGTTGGATATTTCGCCGGTGATTACGCACCATTTTGATGTGGTGGATTTTCAAGCGGGGTTTGATGTGATGCTGAGCGGACAATCGGGTAAGGTGATCTTGCACTGGCATGACTAG
- a CDS encoding GxxExxY protein produces the protein MQKDPIFELCDIVRETGFAIHKYLGPGHLEKVYVNALVNRLGKRGLHVQPRHPCQVYDEDGTILGEFFADLLIEQTLIVEAKAVAGILNDHIAQILGYLRATRLEHGLLVNFGSRTFAVKKYYCSDAIPGE, from the coding sequence ATGCAAAAGGATCCGATTTTTGAGCTGTGCGACATCGTGCGGGAAACGGGTTTTGCCATCCATAAATACTTGGGGCCGGGCCACTTGGAAAAAGTCTATGTCAACGCCCTGGTTAATCGCCTGGGCAAGCGCGGCCTGCATGTCCAACCCCGGCATCCCTGCCAAGTCTATGACGAGGACGGCACAATCCTGGGGGAGTTTTTTGCCGATTTACTCATCGAACAGACCTTGATCGTGGAAGCCAAGGCGGTCGCGGGAATCCTGAACGATCATATCGCGCAGATACTGGGCTATTTGCGGGCGACGCGCTTGGAACATGGTCTGCTGGTGAACTTTGGCAGCCGGACCTTTGCGGTAAAGAAATATTACTGTTCCGATGCAATCCCCGGCGAATAA
- a CDS encoding SufE family protein, whose protein sequence is MTLEYIINEFADLEPRERLELLLEYSEGLPPLPSEYEAQRLAGEHRVHECQTPVFLWVNVHQETTGVETPDSASKDSPPAQAQVEIHAWVAPEAPTVKGFVAILREAFHGQAVETVLAAPLDLLQRLGLAQALGMMRTRGLSAILHYIRRQVERGGSIDGSYT, encoded by the coding sequence ATGACTCTGGAATACATCATCAACGAGTTCGCCGACCTGGAGCCACGCGAGCGGCTGGAACTGCTCTTGGAATACTCCGAGGGTTTGCCTCCCCTGCCGTCAGAATATGAGGCCCAGCGCCTGGCGGGGGAGCACCGCGTGCACGAATGCCAAACCCCGGTCTTTCTGTGGGTAAATGTTCATCAGGAAACCACGGGGGTTGAAACACCGGATTCAGCGTCTAAAGATTCGCCGCCCGCCCAGGCCCAGGTTGAAATTCACGCCTGGGTCGCTCCCGAAGCCCCCACGGTCAAAGGTTTTGTGGCGATCCTGCGGGAGGCGTTTCATGGTCAAGCGGTGGAAACGGTCCTGGCCGCCCCGCTGGATTTGTTACAGCGGCTGGGCCTGGCGCAGGCCCTGGGCATGATGCGCACGCGGGGATTATCGGCGATCTTGCACTACATCCGCCGACAAGTGGAGCGAGGCGGGAGCATCGATGGCTCATATACCTAA
- a CDS encoding AbrB/MazE/SpoVT family DNA-binding domain-containing protein — MLKTLVKHGNSYALVIDKPILELLKISPTDQVELSTDGESIRIAPVQPTDRKSAVRAARGKINAKYNKAFKKLAE, encoded by the coding sequence ATGCTCAAAACACTGGTCAAACACGGCAACAGTTACGCGCTGGTGATTGATAAGCCGATTTTAGAGCTGTTGAAGATTAGCCCCACGGATCAAGTTGAATTATCGACCGATGGAGAGTCCATCAGGATTGCCCCCGTGCAACCCACTGATCGTAAGTCGGCGGTGCGGGCGGCTCGCGGTAAAATTAATGCCAAGTATAACAAAGCATTTAAAAAGCTGGCGGAGTAG
- a CDS encoding sulfurtransferase — MSANYVHPEVLVSTQWVADHLHDPAVRIVESSEDVLLYTQGHIAGAVMIDWQLDLQDAIVRDYIDKTAFEKLCSSKGISNDTNVVFYGDKNNWWACYAFWVFKLYGHKNCVLMDGGRKKWELDQRPWTKEPEPTYPATRYRASDPDPRIRAFRDEVLAHCRARRPLIDVRSTGEYTGELQHMPEYPQEGSLRTGHIPGAVSIPWPKNVREDGTFKPAEELAAIYQGYNKDEHTIAYCRIGERSSLTWFVLTYLLGFQSVKNYDGSWTEWGNIVGVPIVKGNEPG; from the coding sequence ATGTCCGCCAATTATGTCCACCCCGAGGTTCTGGTTAGCACCCAATGGGTGGCCGACCACCTGCATGATCCCGCCGTGAGGATTGTGGAGAGTAGCGAGGATGTGCTGCTCTATACCCAGGGGCATATCGCCGGCGCGGTGATGATCGACTGGCAGTTGGACCTGCAGGATGCCATCGTGCGGGATTACATCGATAAAACCGCGTTTGAAAAACTCTGCTCCAGCAAGGGAATTTCCAACGACACCAACGTGGTCTTTTACGGGGATAAAAATAACTGGTGGGCCTGCTACGCTTTTTGGGTTTTTAAATTGTATGGCCACAAAAATTGCGTCTTGATGGATGGCGGACGCAAAAAATGGGAACTGGACCAGCGCCCCTGGACCAAAGAGCCCGAGCCAACCTATCCAGCGACCAGGTATCGGGCGAGCGACCCCGACCCGCGAATTCGGGCGTTTCGGGACGAAGTGTTGGCCCATTGCCGCGCGCGGCGGCCCCTTATTGACGTCCGTTCGACGGGGGAATACACGGGCGAGTTGCAGCACATGCCCGAATATCCGCAAGAAGGCTCGTTGCGGACGGGACATATTCCCGGCGCGGTAAGCATTCCCTGGCCCAAGAATGTGCGCGAGGACGGGACGTTTAAACCGGCGGAGGAGTTGGCGGCGATTTACCAAGGCTATAATAAGGATGAGCACACGATCGCCTATTGCCGCATTGGCGAGCGTTCCAGCCTGACCTGGTTTGTGCTGACGTATTTACTGGGCTTTCAAAGTGTCAAAAATTATGACGGCTCCTGGACCGAATGGGGAAACATCGTCGGTGTGCCGATCGTAAAGGGGAATGAGCCGGGGTGA
- a CDS encoding leucine-rich repeat domain-containing protein, whose protein sequence is MPRFVVNQGICRGGIGGLICALLLGCQEHPAASPPSAPATTTVDPAATAADWSKLLESTRAAGHTHIFFDQPLSNAQVAQLSALPELKVIELPRAACDSDAWEKLLSITQLQILRLGETNLTDADFAKLRSSSGLCWPELTQLNLASCQAGNSALQIVSEHPRLELLCWRMSDVEDAGLAALAKCGNLRFLILTRARITGVGLLELAKLPRLESLYLAGNPLREEYQIQLQHERPDLHPDW, encoded by the coding sequence ATGCCACGTTTTGTTGTAAATCAAGGGATTTGTCGTGGAGGAATCGGGGGATTGATTTGCGCTTTGCTCCTTGGTTGCCAAGAACACCCCGCGGCCTCCCCGCCATCCGCACCTGCTACTACAACCGTGGACCCGGCTGCGACGGCTGCCGATTGGTCCAAATTGCTGGAATCCACCCGGGCCGCGGGCCATACGCACATATTCTTTGATCAGCCCCTTTCCAACGCGCAGGTGGCCCAGTTAAGTGCTCTGCCGGAACTGAAGGTAATCGAACTACCCCGCGCGGCCTGTGACAGTGACGCCTGGGAAAAACTCTTGTCGATTACCCAGTTGCAAATCCTGCGCTTGGGCGAAACAAACCTGACCGACGCCGACTTTGCCAAACTGCGATCATCCTCGGGATTATGTTGGCCAGAGTTAACGCAACTGAATCTGGCCAGTTGTCAGGCTGGAAATAGCGCCTTGCAGATTGTCTCGGAGCACCCCCGGTTGGAATTGCTCTGTTGGAGAATGAGTGACGTGGAGGACGCGGGGCTGGCGGCTTTGGCCAAATGCGGGAATTTGCGATTTTTGATTTTAACCCGGGCGCGGATCACCGGGGTGGGATTGCTAGAACTGGCAAAGCTGCCGCGACTGGAATCGCTTTACCTTGCCGGCAATCCCCTCCGCGAGGAATACCAAATCCAACTGCAACATGAACGGCCGGATTTGCATCCCGATTGGTAG
- a CDS encoding sialidase family protein, protein MPKFRFSTALCLVLFMFFSARGTLAQEPSFPGLISREFIYEQAPFPECHASTLVQCKDGTLVAAWFGGTKEKNPDVGIWVARKTETGWSKPVEVANGVESAAVRYPCWNPVLFQPSQGPLLLFYKVGPDPDTWWGMLLTSDDNGQTWSQPQRLPQGIYGPIKNKPVELADGTLLCPTSTEDQGWRIHFEKGTWKDGKWHWQLQEPVPNPQKTGVIQPTILSHGQLKLQALCRSRISKIVETWSADGGKTWSELAATSLPNPNSGIDAVTLAEGRHLLVYNRVTPQPKENGWGDRSPLNLAISGDGQTWTEVGMLENEPGGEFSYPAIIQTSDGRVHISYTWKRKKVRHVVVDPAKMSAPDKNPR, encoded by the coding sequence ATGCCCAAGTTTCGCTTTAGCACTGCTCTCTGCTTGGTTCTGTTTATGTTTTTTTCAGCACGGGGTACTCTCGCCCAGGAACCAAGCTTTCCCGGATTGATTTCGCGGGAGTTTATTTACGAACAAGCTCCTTTTCCTGAATGTCACGCCAGCACCTTGGTCCAATGCAAGGATGGCACGTTGGTGGCGGCCTGGTTTGGCGGCACCAAAGAAAAAAATCCCGATGTCGGCATTTGGGTAGCTCGTAAGACGGAAACTGGCTGGAGCAAACCGGTGGAAGTGGCCAACGGAGTTGAATCCGCCGCAGTTCGCTATCCTTGCTGGAATCCAGTGTTATTTCAGCCCAGCCAAGGCCCCTTGCTGCTATTTTACAAAGTCGGGCCCGATCCCGACACTTGGTGGGGCATGTTGCTGACATCCGACGATAACGGTCAAACCTGGAGCCAGCCCCAGCGGTTGCCCCAGGGCATTTATGGACCGATCAAGAATAAACCGGTGGAATTGGCCGACGGCACCTTGCTGTGCCCCACCAGCACCGAGGACCAAGGGTGGCGAATCCATTTTGAAAAAGGAACCTGGAAAGATGGAAAATGGCACTGGCAACTGCAAGAGCCAGTCCCCAACCCGCAAAAGACGGGGGTTATCCAACCCACGATCTTGAGCCACGGCCAATTGAAACTCCAGGCCCTTTGCCGAAGTAGAATCAGTAAAATCGTGGAAACCTGGTCGGCGGATGGGGGAAAAACCTGGAGTGAACTGGCTGCCACGTCCCTGCCCAACCCCAATTCCGGCATCGACGCCGTCACGCTGGCGGAAGGTCGCCATTTGCTGGTGTATAATCGTGTTACGCCTCAACCAAAGGAAAATGGCTGGGGGGACCGTTCTCCCCTGAATTTGGCGATCAGCGGGGATGGCCAAACCTGGACCGAAGTCGGGATGCTAGAAAATGAACCGGGAGGGGAATTTAGCTATCCGGCGATCATTCAAACTAGCGATGGCCGCGTGCATATCAGCTATACCTGGAAACGAAAAAAAGTCCGCCATGTGGTGGTGGATCCCGCAAAAATGTCCGCTCCTGACAAAAATCCGCGCTAA
- a CDS encoding ABC transporter ATP-binding protein: MALIQLTDVRKIYHLESVEVAALRGVTMRIEAGDYVALLGPSGSGKSTLMNTLGCLDRPTSGSYLLDGLEVVSMNRDQRARLRNLKIGFVFQNFNLLARTSAQENVELPLLYSRQISSRERSERAVEMLEKVGLGNRLDHHPGQLSGGQQQRVAIARALVNRPSILMADEPTGNLDTRTSREVMDLFRELNERDGITIILVTHDQVVAKNAKRAVVLRDGHIVADTPDFQRAIEMLHGEQPAEELAPTPD; encoded by the coding sequence ATGGCCCTTATCCAACTTACGGATGTCCGTAAAATCTACCACCTGGAATCCGTGGAGGTCGCGGCCCTGCGCGGGGTGACCATGCGGATCGAGGCGGGGGATTATGTGGCGCTCCTGGGTCCGTCCGGCTCCGGCAAGTCGACCTTGATGAACACGCTGGGTTGCCTGGACCGGCCCACGAGCGGCAGTTATCTGTTGGACGGGTTGGAGGTTGTCAGCATGAACCGCGATCAACGGGCACGGCTGCGCAATCTAAAGATTGGATTTGTGTTTCAAAATTTTAATCTGCTGGCCCGGACCAGCGCCCAGGAAAACGTGGAATTGCCGCTGCTGTACTCGCGGCAAATTTCCAGCCGCGAGCGCTCCGAGCGGGCGGTCGAAATGCTGGAAAAAGTGGGTCTGGGGAATCGCCTGGACCATCATCCGGGCCAACTGTCCGGGGGCCAGCAACAGCGCGTGGCGATCGCCCGGGCGTTGGTCAATCGCCCGTCGATTTTGATGGCGGATGAACCGACGGGCAATCTGGACACCCGCACCAGCCGCGAAGTGATGGATCTCTTTCGCGAGTTAAACGAACGGGACGGGATCACGATTATCCTGGTGACGCACGACCAGGTCGTGGCTAAAAACGCCAAACGGGCCGTGGTCCTGCGCGATGGGCACATAGTGGCCGACACGCCGGATTTTCAGCGGGCCATCGAAATGCTGCATGGCGAGCAACCAGCCGAAGAACTGGCCCCCACCCCGGATTGA
- a CDS encoding DUF4926 domain-containing protein, with the protein MTMITEHSLVALDCETPNARLSRGDVGTVVHVYDSGLAYEVEFVDGGGKTVALLTLEATAVRKIRAGELLHARQTG; encoded by the coding sequence ATGACCATGATTACAGAACATTCATTAGTCGCTTTAGATTGCGAAACGCCGAATGCGCGACTAAGTCGCGGCGATGTAGGAACTGTGGTGCATGTTTACGATTCGGGTCTAGCTTATGAAGTGGAGTTTGTGGATGGTGGTGGCAAAACCGTTGCGCTACTTACTTTGGAAGCGACCGCCGTGCGTAAAATACGAGCTGGTGAACTTTTGCACGCACGGCAAACAGGGTAG
- a CDS encoding biopolymer transporter Tol encodes MQHRVFPVFGGFLLGNLCWLATISALAADPAPPATASATPSPLESNFLSNVRQLTFDKDFTKAGEGYFSPDGQEIVYQAVPRDYIFYQIYRQPLVDGTPRRVSPGRGRTTCSYFSRDGRGLLFASSHLDPDLSTTEESARKQAAEDAKSGTRRRYQWDFDPHMDIFAGDAEGKNLKQLTTEKGYDAEGAYSPDGKLIAFCSDRDGDPDLYIMNADGTNVRQLTNEPGYDGGPFISPDGKWVIYRSDRKKEGFLQIHAIGIDGANDTALTDNVGVNWAPYWHPTQPYIIWTGADHTDPAARPNYDLWLMKYDLRDGKISPGPITRVTDHPSADVLPVFSPDGTKLMWTSNRTADRQSQLFIANFQLGE; translated from the coding sequence ATGCAACACCGCGTGTTTCCAGTGTTTGGTGGATTTTTATTGGGGAATTTGTGTTGGTTGGCCACGATCTCCGCGCTCGCGGCGGATCCGGCCCCTCCCGCCACTGCGTCAGCTACGCCCAGTCCCTTGGAAAGTAATTTTCTTTCCAATGTGCGCCAACTGACCTTTGATAAGGATTTTACCAAGGCGGGGGAAGGGTACTTCTCTCCCGATGGCCAGGAGATCGTGTATCAAGCCGTTCCCCGGGATTACATCTTTTATCAAATATACCGTCAACCGCTGGTAGATGGGACGCCCCGGCGGGTTAGTCCGGGACGGGGGCGCACGACATGCAGTTATTTTAGTCGGGATGGCCGGGGATTGTTGTTTGCCAGCAGCCATTTGGATCCAGATTTATCCACCACCGAGGAATCCGCCCGCAAACAGGCGGCCGAAGATGCCAAAAGCGGCACGCGACGACGTTACCAGTGGGACTTTGACCCGCACATGGATATTTTTGCCGGCGATGCCGAGGGGAAAAATCTGAAGCAACTGACCACGGAAAAAGGGTACGACGCCGAGGGAGCCTATTCGCCGGATGGCAAGCTCATCGCGTTTTGCAGCGATCGCGACGGCGACCCGGATTTGTACATCATGAACGCCGACGGCACAAACGTGCGGCAACTGACCAATGAGCCAGGTTATGACGGCGGGCCGTTTATCTCTCCGGATGGCAAATGGGTGATCTATCGCAGCGACCGCAAGAAAGAGGGCTTTTTGCAAATCCACGCCATCGGCATCGACGGTGCGAATGATACCGCGCTCACCGACAACGTGGGCGTAAACTGGGCCCCTTACTGGCATCCCACCCAGCCGTACATTATTTGGACCGGCGCGGACCATACCGATCCGGCGGCCCGGCCGAATTATGATTTGTGGTTAATGAAATATGACCTGCGCGACGGGAAAATCAGTCCCGGTCCGATTACCCGGGTGACGGATCATCCCAGCGCCGATGTGCTGCCGGTCTTTTCGCCGGACGGGACCAAGCTGATGTGGACGAGCAACCGGACGGCGGATCGCCAAAGCCAGTTGTTCATTGCGAATTTTCAGTTGGGGGAGTAA